The Verrucomicrobium spinosum DSM 4136 = JCM 18804 genome includes a region encoding these proteins:
- a CDS encoding LamG-like jellyroll fold domain-containing protein, translating to MNPDLDFDSAELHRLFMAKADGHISAEDHAQLSHMLKNSAEARRQWYAFQDVESALFSWSQQELQRVEEEPALTATVAAAPTRPVRARLTWLLPLAALLAILVMVVNVLRQPARPTPTPAVTTAPTKDEDEVTTTSVALLTRGVNLEWVDARSAPALNAPISPGWLKLKAGIAELEFYQGARLVVEGPAEIKLVSAGEAYCVSGRFSAHVPPQARGFRLGTPNGDVVDLGTDFGLDLNSATPEVHVFKGEVELHQPKAQVRMLTTGEAAGFEKSTPARHLPASDVAFAFSRDLDARMNESQRLALARWEDQGRQWNLDPRLKLRLDFQDPQGSRSLKNSAALGQEIAPGTIVGCIWTQGRWPEKKALQFRSVSDRVRLSLPGSHRQVTMATWVQLHGLNVRQSSLCMSQGIAEGHMHWQILHDGSLCLGVGSGKHPDVRSDDYITPVIFTPERFGQWVHLAVVYDLPGGEVTFYLNGGILSKHPVQTPTELTPVMMELGNWTPSPDKRQQPVRNFAGCMDEFSLYTAALHPDEIRALAE from the coding sequence ATGAATCCTGACCTCGATTTCGACTCTGCCGAACTGCACCGCCTCTTCATGGCGAAGGCAGACGGCCACATCTCCGCAGAGGACCACGCGCAGCTCAGCCACATGCTGAAGAACTCCGCCGAGGCCCGCCGCCAGTGGTATGCCTTCCAGGATGTGGAGTCGGCACTCTTCTCCTGGTCCCAGCAGGAGCTGCAACGGGTGGAGGAGGAGCCCGCCCTCACCGCCACCGTGGCGGCCGCTCCAACTCGCCCCGTTCGGGCACGATTGACCTGGCTTCTGCCGCTGGCGGCCCTGCTCGCCATCCTGGTGATGGTGGTGAACGTGCTGCGTCAGCCAGCCCGCCCGACCCCGACTCCGGCAGTAACTACCGCCCCAACTAAGGATGAAGATGAGGTCACCACCACCTCCGTCGCGCTGCTGACCCGCGGCGTGAATCTGGAGTGGGTGGACGCGAGGTCTGCCCCCGCCCTGAATGCCCCCATTTCCCCCGGCTGGCTCAAGCTCAAGGCTGGCATTGCAGAGCTGGAGTTCTACCAAGGTGCCCGGCTGGTGGTGGAAGGCCCGGCGGAAATCAAGCTCGTCTCTGCCGGTGAGGCCTACTGCGTCAGCGGTCGGTTCAGTGCCCACGTGCCGCCCCAGGCGCGAGGATTCCGGCTCGGCACGCCCAATGGCGATGTCGTGGATCTCGGCACGGACTTCGGTCTGGATCTCAACAGCGCCACGCCAGAAGTGCACGTGTTCAAGGGCGAGGTGGAGCTGCACCAACCCAAGGCCCAAGTGCGCATGCTCACCACTGGTGAGGCCGCCGGGTTCGAGAAAAGCACACCTGCCCGCCACCTGCCCGCCAGTGATGTGGCCTTCGCCTTCAGCCGTGATCTGGACGCCCGCATGAACGAGTCCCAGCGGCTGGCCCTGGCTCGTTGGGAAGATCAGGGCCGTCAATGGAACCTCGATCCGCGTCTCAAGCTGAGGCTTGATTTCCAGGATCCCCAGGGATCGCGCTCGCTCAAGAACTCCGCCGCGCTCGGCCAGGAGATCGCCCCCGGCACCATCGTGGGCTGCATCTGGACCCAGGGCCGCTGGCCTGAAAAGAAGGCGCTGCAATTCCGCAGTGTCAGTGATCGTGTACGCCTGAGCCTGCCCGGTTCCCATCGTCAGGTCACCATGGCCACCTGGGTGCAGCTTCACGGGCTGAATGTCCGCCAGAGCTCCCTCTGCATGAGCCAGGGCATTGCGGAAGGTCATATGCACTGGCAGATCCTGCACGATGGCTCCCTGTGCCTCGGCGTGGGTTCCGGCAAACACCCGGATGTCCGCTCGGATGACTACATCACCCCGGTAATATTCACCCCGGAGCGCTTCGGCCAGTGGGTGCATCTGGCCGTGGTGTATGACCTGCCGGGTGGCGAGGTCACCTTCTACCTGAACGGCGGGATCTTGTCCAAACACCCGGTGCAGACCCCCACGGAACTCACCCCAGTGATGATGGAGCTCGGCAACTGGACCCCCTCCCCGGACAAACGCCAGCAACCGGTGCGGAACTTCGCCGGATGCATGGATGAGTTCAGCCTCTACACCGCGGCCCTGCATCCCGATGAGATCCGCGCCCTCGCGGAGTGA
- a CDS encoding sigma-70 family RNA polymerase sigma factor, giving the protein MSDAPQPAPDPGLSEQFITLLNGAHGRLLGFLLVMLGNRADAEDVLQRASLTLWRKFGDFTPGSDFFAWASSFAFYEAKNFQRMALRSPLHFDDELLQRFAEERPTDLQHREQRLAALERCIEEVEPQGRDLVREFYLKNVGLAVLAERLGRAPQTLYNKLNTLRRLLADCVNRKTAPEA; this is encoded by the coding sequence ATGAGTGACGCCCCCCAACCAGCGCCCGATCCCGGGCTGAGCGAGCAGTTCATCACCCTGCTCAACGGTGCCCATGGGCGCCTGCTCGGCTTTCTGCTCGTCATGCTGGGGAACCGGGCGGATGCAGAGGACGTGCTGCAACGCGCCAGCCTCACCCTGTGGCGGAAGTTTGGCGACTTCACCCCGGGTTCCGATTTCTTTGCCTGGGCGAGCAGTTTTGCCTTCTACGAGGCCAAGAACTTCCAGCGCATGGCCCTGCGCTCCCCACTGCACTTCGACGACGAGCTGTTGCAAAGGTTCGCGGAAGAACGCCCCACCGACCTCCAGCATCGCGAGCAGCGCCTGGCCGCCCTGGAGCGTTGCATTGAGGAGGTGGAACCCCAGGGACGCGATCTCGTGCGCGAATTCTATCTTAAGAACGTGGGCTTGGCCGTGCTGGCGGAGCGCCTCGGCCGGGCTCCCCAGACCCTCTACAACAAGCTCAACACCCTCCGCCGTCTGCTGGCGGATTGCGTGAACCGGAAAACCGCACCTGAGGCGTGA
- a CDS encoding M20 family metallopeptidase, which yields MSDSPLLLTLAELVSINSVNSSYEGGPGEAELGEYVRMFFEHRGIETWEQEVFPGRNNVISRLPGRDPGRRIVLEAHMDTVSVKGMSIPPFEPRVAEGRMYGRGACDTKAGLATMMHALADLKAEGITPPCEVWLAAVVDEEYSYRGVVKLCEGITAAASIVAEPTELRAVIATKGVLRWRIVVRGKSAHSSKPHLGVNAIHHMSRVVLALEEMHGRLAENAAHPLLGTATSNVGVITGGTQVNFVPDQCAIEIDRRLLPGERVEEVLAVYETLLGELRQQYPGLDVFMEAPMLTDEALETPESEDVVQVASGVLAELGLNASPCGVSFSCDASKLARAGVPTIVFGPGSIDRAHAAVEYVELDQVQLALEFHKRFLKSFV from the coding sequence ATGAGCGACTCCCCCCTTCTTCTGACCCTTGCTGAGCTGGTCAGCATCAACAGTGTGAACTCCTCCTACGAGGGCGGGCCGGGCGAGGCCGAGCTGGGGGAGTATGTGCGGATGTTTTTCGAGCATCGGGGCATTGAAACGTGGGAGCAGGAGGTGTTCCCGGGGCGGAACAACGTCATTTCCCGGCTGCCCGGACGCGATCCTGGGCGGCGCATCGTACTGGAGGCGCATATGGATACCGTTTCGGTCAAAGGCATGAGCATTCCGCCCTTTGAACCTCGCGTGGCGGAGGGGCGCATGTATGGCCGGGGGGCGTGCGACACCAAGGCGGGGCTGGCGACGATGATGCATGCGCTGGCGGATCTGAAGGCGGAAGGGATCACCCCGCCATGTGAGGTGTGGCTCGCCGCGGTGGTGGATGAGGAATACTCCTACCGCGGGGTGGTGAAGCTCTGTGAGGGAATCACTGCCGCAGCCTCCATTGTGGCGGAACCCACGGAACTGAGGGCGGTCATCGCGACCAAAGGTGTGCTGCGCTGGCGTATCGTGGTGCGGGGAAAATCCGCGCACAGTTCCAAGCCGCATCTGGGTGTGAATGCCATCCACCACATGTCGCGGGTGGTGCTGGCCCTGGAGGAGATGCATGGGCGCCTCGCAGAGAACGCAGCGCATCCTTTGCTCGGCACAGCCACGAGCAACGTGGGCGTGATCACCGGGGGCACGCAGGTGAACTTCGTGCCGGATCAATGCGCGATCGAGATCGACCGCCGGCTGCTGCCTGGGGAGAGAGTGGAGGAGGTGCTGGCCGTTTATGAGACGCTCCTGGGGGAGCTCCGACAGCAATATCCAGGTCTGGATGTATTCATGGAAGCCCCGATGCTCACCGATGAAGCCCTGGAGACGCCGGAAAGCGAGGATGTGGTGCAGGTCGCATCCGGCGTGCTGGCGGAACTGGGGCTGAATGCGAGCCCCTGCGGTGTGTCTTTCAGTTGCGATGCCAGCAAGCTCGCACGGGCCGGAGTGCCCACGATTGTCTTCGGGCCGGGCAGCATCGATCGCGCCCATGCCGCGGTGGAATATGTGGAGCTGGACCAGGTGCAGCTCGCCCTGGAGTTCCACAAACGCTTCCTGAAGTCCTTTGTCTGA
- a CDS encoding amidohydrolase family protein, giving the protein MSSSPVLPTSSTRRQFLVTSLAAAGGVLTAEAASPPGDIDAHVHVWTPDTEHYPIAKGFTKKKDMVPASFTPEQLFAYTVPNGVARVVLIQMSFYKYDNRYMLDTMARHPGVFSGVGILDHDASDAKATLKALVKQGVRGLRLYANKPDVEAWLSSPNMHALWTQAADQGVAMCLLANPDSLPAIKQLAQKFPKTRVVIDHFARVGMKGPVQEADLENLCRLAELPQCYVKTSAFYALGAKKPPYKDLAPMIKRLHGVYGAKRLMWASDCPYQVEEGQSYQAAIELVRKGLDFLSADDKKWMLRGTAQKVFFS; this is encoded by the coding sequence ATGAGCTCATCTCCCGTCCTCCCAACGTCCTCCACCCGGCGTCAGTTTCTTGTCACCTCCCTGGCTGCAGCCGGAGGCGTGCTCACCGCGGAGGCGGCCAGTCCTCCGGGAGACATCGACGCGCATGTCCACGTCTGGACGCCGGACACGGAGCACTACCCGATTGCCAAGGGTTTCACCAAGAAGAAGGACATGGTGCCGGCCAGTTTCACCCCGGAGCAGTTGTTTGCTTACACCGTGCCGAATGGCGTGGCGCGGGTGGTGCTCATCCAGATGAGCTTTTACAAGTACGACAACCGCTACATGCTGGACACGATGGCCCGTCACCCCGGCGTGTTCAGCGGGGTGGGCATTCTGGATCATGATGCTTCGGATGCGAAGGCAACGCTGAAGGCGCTGGTGAAGCAGGGCGTGCGCGGGCTGAGACTGTATGCCAACAAGCCGGATGTGGAGGCGTGGCTGAGCTCACCCAATATGCACGCCTTGTGGACCCAGGCGGCAGATCAAGGGGTGGCCATGTGCCTGTTGGCCAATCCAGACTCACTGCCCGCCATCAAACAGCTGGCGCAGAAGTTCCCCAAGACGCGGGTGGTGATCGATCACTTCGCCCGCGTCGGGATGAAGGGGCCGGTGCAGGAGGCGGACCTGGAGAATTTGTGCCGCCTGGCAGAACTGCCGCAGTGCTACGTGAAGACCTCGGCCTTCTATGCCCTGGGGGCGAAGAAGCCGCCCTACAAGGACCTGGCCCCGATGATCAAGCGTTTGCACGGGGTGTACGGAGCCAAGCGGTTGATGTGGGCCTCGGATTGTCCTTATCAGGTGGAAGAAGGGCAGAGCTACCAGGCTGCGATCGAGCTGGTGCGGAAAGGGTTGGATTTCCTGAGTGCGGACGACAAGAAGTGGATGTTGCGTGGCACGGCGCAGAAAGTGTTTTTCAGTTGA
- a CDS encoding aminotransferase class V-fold PLP-dependent enzyme, with product MLTDSTRRRDFPALEGITYLNTAAESIPPLCVGEAIQTYWRDKERGMKGRDAHFAQVEACREISARMIGLEPSEVSFCSCSSEAYNLLASALNLGATDEVVVTDLDFPAGATPWLTAIESPQTQLWKARDGELQVKDLLPLLNEHTRLVQVSLVSFYNGHRLAWRPFCDAVRNLAPQALISVDVTQALGRVMLDCVDADIVISSTHKWTLGIHGGGIIGIPQRNAGRLTTHAGGWYHLRNAFDADRFERADTKTGAASFSVGMPNFVSLYALNASLRYLEDVGIENIVAHADPLTAEVEAGLKERGLQPLCPWRSDNPSGIVAFKHPDCSILHAALEHEHIHIMHQAGRIRIAVHGYNTQEDVGNLLRVLETILRKV from the coding sequence ATGCTCACCGATTCGACCCGTCGTCGTGATTTCCCCGCCCTGGAGGGCATCACCTACCTCAACACTGCCGCTGAGAGCATCCCGCCCCTGTGTGTGGGCGAGGCCATTCAGACTTACTGGCGGGACAAGGAACGCGGCATGAAGGGGCGGGATGCCCACTTCGCCCAGGTGGAAGCCTGCCGCGAAATTTCCGCGCGCATGATCGGGCTGGAACCTTCTGAAGTGTCCTTCTGCTCGTGCAGCTCCGAGGCGTACAACCTCCTCGCCTCCGCCCTGAACCTTGGAGCCACCGATGAAGTGGTGGTCACAGATCTGGACTTCCCTGCCGGAGCCACCCCTTGGTTGACCGCCATCGAGTCACCGCAGACACAGTTGTGGAAAGCGCGCGATGGCGAGTTGCAGGTGAAGGATCTCCTGCCCCTGCTCAACGAACACACCCGGCTCGTGCAGGTGTCGCTGGTGAGCTTCTACAACGGCCACCGCCTGGCCTGGCGCCCCTTCTGTGATGCGGTGCGGAACCTCGCCCCGCAGGCCCTGATCTCGGTGGACGTCACCCAGGCCCTTGGTCGCGTCATGCTGGATTGTGTGGATGCGGACATCGTTATTTCCAGCACCCACAAGTGGACCCTGGGCATCCACGGCGGCGGCATCATTGGCATTCCCCAGCGCAATGCTGGCCGCCTCACCACCCACGCCGGTGGATGGTACCACCTGCGCAACGCATTCGACGCCGACCGCTTTGAACGCGCCGATACGAAGACAGGCGCCGCGAGCTTCTCTGTGGGCATGCCCAACTTTGTCTCCCTGTACGCGCTGAACGCCTCCCTCCGCTATCTGGAAGACGTGGGCATCGAGAACATCGTCGCCCATGCCGACCCTCTCACCGCCGAGGTGGAGGCAGGCTTGAAAGAACGGGGCCTGCAACCCCTCTGCCCCTGGCGCTCAGACAATCCCTCCGGCATCGTCGCCTTCAAACACCCCGACTGTAGCATCCTGCACGCCGCCCTGGAGCACGAGCACATCCACATCATGCACCAGGCCGGACGCATCCGCATTGCGGTGCATGGGTACAACACCCAGGAAGATGTGGGAAATTTGTTGCGCGTGCTGGAGACCATCTTGCGGAAGGTGTGA
- a CDS encoding MFS transporter, translated as MPSLSFRSSSWRWWITGLLLLATTINYMDRVTLAVASVRVTREMGLSEGQYGDLEVVFGWGFAIGSLVFGFLADRLRIYWLYPMVLGGWSLMGMASGWVNGHESLLICRALLGFFEAGHWPCALKTTFAVLNEKDRTMGNSILQSGASIGAVITPQVMKLLLTDQPGSWRTTFIVVGAVGFAWIALWFLMLRPRDLEVSPSTASPQPSAKPATSIWTVLRSGPFWSVAILILGAQTVWHIYRVWLMKFLQTGRGYSETASLNFNSAYFIATDMGCFLAGLLSLWLVRRGLTDPHGARRKVYFGACLLTSLSVFIPWLGQGWLLLGVLLLIGAGALALFPCYYSFVQELSADHVGRLTGILSMWVWAVTSPMHRFFGMVVDRTGSYDAGLVLAGLAPWLGVLALMFLWRKSPVTSK; from the coding sequence ATGCCTTCATTGTCATTCCGTTCCTCCTCCTGGCGCTGGTGGATCACCGGCCTGCTGCTGCTCGCCACCACCATCAACTACATGGACCGCGTCACGCTTGCGGTCGCCTCCGTGCGGGTCACCCGGGAGATGGGGCTCAGCGAGGGGCAATATGGGGATCTGGAGGTGGTTTTCGGCTGGGGATTTGCCATCGGCTCCCTGGTCTTTGGTTTTCTGGCGGATCGGCTTCGCATCTACTGGCTGTACCCCATGGTACTGGGAGGATGGTCCCTCATGGGCATGGCCAGTGGCTGGGTGAATGGCCATGAAAGCCTGCTGATCTGCCGGGCCCTCCTGGGCTTCTTTGAGGCCGGGCACTGGCCGTGTGCGCTGAAGACCACCTTCGCCGTGCTCAATGAAAAAGACCGCACCATGGGGAACAGCATTCTCCAGAGCGGGGCCTCCATCGGCGCGGTCATCACGCCGCAGGTGATGAAGCTGCTGCTCACGGATCAACCCGGCTCCTGGCGCACCACCTTCATCGTCGTGGGGGCTGTGGGTTTTGCCTGGATCGCCCTCTGGTTTTTGATGCTGCGTCCACGGGATCTGGAGGTGTCCCCATCCACAGCTTCGCCCCAGCCCTCCGCCAAGCCTGCCACCAGCATCTGGACGGTGCTGCGCAGTGGCCCCTTCTGGTCGGTGGCCATCCTCATTCTCGGTGCCCAGACCGTGTGGCACATCTACCGCGTGTGGCTCATGAAGTTCCTGCAGACCGGCCGGGGCTACAGCGAGACGGCCTCGCTCAACTTCAACTCCGCCTACTTCATCGCCACCGACATGGGTTGTTTCCTCGCGGGCCTCCTGTCCCTCTGGCTGGTCCGCCGCGGCCTGACGGATCCTCATGGTGCCCGGCGGAAGGTGTATTTTGGCGCGTGTCTGCTCACCTCATTGAGCGTCTTCATCCCCTGGCTGGGCCAGGGCTGGCTGCTGCTGGGTGTGCTCCTGCTCATCGGTGCCGGGGCCCTGGCGCTGTTCCCGTGCTACTACAGCTTTGTCCAGGAACTGTCCGCCGATCACGTCGGACGTCTCACTGGCATCCTCAGCATGTGGGTCTGGGCCGTCACCTCGCCCATGCACCGCTTCTTCGGGATGGTCGTGGACCGCACTGGCAGCTATGATGCGGGCCTCGTGCTTGCGGGTCTGGCGCCCTGGCTGGGTGTGCTGGCCTTGATGTTTCTCTGGCGCAAGTCTCCAGTCACTTCCAAGTAA
- a CDS encoding Gfo/Idh/MocA family protein → MSSLRSPSRRHFLKSSFPLILSSAVLGRAGAVGPNSKIGLACIGTGGQGMANLRSFLTDERVQVVAACDVDVAHREAAAKLAKLTAGDLYNDYREVLKLPKVDAVMNATPDHWHAGVAIASAKAGKDLFSEKPLGASIAEGRAICDAVEEHKRVLQCGTWRRSGLKPRMACELVRNGYIGELKDIEVGVPGKFAIRGGFTGMEAPQEVPAGFDYKLWQGPLPERPYTAARCHFNFRWINDYAPGYITDWGAHFLDVAQWGAGMDETTPVEVEARNVKRRAQGLYDAPEEYEIVYRYANGLKVRMVSTTDAAMYGVKFVGTQGWIFSENETLKASSIDILRTKLKDSDVRLFESKNHHRNFIDAMLSRGQTAAPAPIAQRTATVCYMGSIAAALQRPLKFDPAAEKFEGDAEANALLAKPVREGWTA, encoded by the coding sequence ATGTCCTCCCTACGCTCGCCCTCCCGTCGTCACTTCTTGAAGTCATCGTTCCCCTTGATCTTGTCCTCCGCGGTACTGGGCAGGGCAGGTGCCGTGGGGCCCAACAGCAAGATCGGCCTGGCGTGTATCGGCACGGGTGGCCAGGGGATGGCCAATCTGCGGTCTTTCCTCACTGATGAACGGGTGCAGGTGGTGGCGGCCTGTGATGTGGATGTGGCGCACCGGGAAGCCGCCGCCAAACTGGCGAAGCTGACTGCAGGCGATCTCTACAACGACTACCGCGAGGTGCTCAAGCTCCCCAAGGTGGATGCGGTGATGAACGCCACGCCGGATCACTGGCACGCGGGAGTGGCCATCGCGTCAGCGAAGGCGGGCAAGGATCTTTTCTCCGAGAAGCCGCTGGGTGCGAGCATCGCGGAGGGGCGCGCCATTTGTGATGCCGTGGAGGAGCACAAGCGGGTGTTGCAATGCGGTACCTGGCGTCGCTCCGGACTGAAGCCGCGCATGGCCTGTGAGCTGGTGCGGAATGGTTATATCGGCGAACTCAAGGATATCGAGGTGGGGGTGCCGGGCAAGTTCGCCATCCGGGGTGGCTTCACCGGCATGGAGGCTCCGCAGGAAGTGCCGGCGGGTTTCGATTACAAGCTCTGGCAGGGGCCCTTGCCAGAGCGGCCTTACACGGCAGCGCGCTGCCATTTCAACTTCCGCTGGATCAATGACTATGCGCCCGGCTACATCACGGACTGGGGCGCGCACTTCCTGGATGTGGCCCAATGGGGCGCGGGCATGGATGAAACCACCCCTGTCGAGGTGGAGGCGCGGAACGTGAAGCGCCGTGCTCAGGGGCTCTATGATGCCCCGGAGGAATACGAGATCGTGTACCGCTATGCCAACGGGCTGAAGGTGCGGATGGTAAGCACGACAGATGCGGCCATGTACGGGGTGAAGTTTGTCGGCACCCAGGGCTGGATCTTCTCGGAAAATGAGACGCTCAAAGCCAGCTCCATCGACATCCTGCGCACGAAGCTGAAGGACTCCGACGTGCGGCTCTTTGAGTCGAAGAATCACCACCGTAATTTCATCGACGCCATGCTCTCGCGCGGCCAGACTGCGGCGCCGGCCCCCATCGCCCAGCGCACGGCCACGGTGTGCTACATGGGCAGCATCGCAGCTGCTCTACAGAGACCGCTCAAGTTTGATCCGGCTGCGGAGAAGTTTGAAGGCGATGCGGAAGCCAATGCCCTGCTGGCCAAACCGGTGCGGGAGGGGTGGACGGCGTGA